From one Pseudomonas fluorescens genomic stretch:
- a CDS encoding RidA family protein gives MTAAFHLSNPEGLYDPSGNAYSHVAEVAANARLLYIAGQGGEDLEGRLPSDFAEQARQALANLQIALASKGATLADVFKLTLLIVDHDEARLRIWGAEAQRAWGANMTPTCTLIPVPRLALDGMQIEIDAVAALLGR, from the coding sequence ATGACCGCAGCTTTCCACCTGTCCAACCCCGAAGGCCTCTACGACCCCAGTGGCAACGCCTACTCCCATGTTGCCGAAGTCGCCGCCAATGCCCGGCTGCTGTACATCGCCGGCCAGGGCGGGGAAGACCTCGAGGGCCGGCTGCCGAGCGATTTTGCCGAACAGGCGCGCCAGGCCCTGGCCAACCTGCAGATCGCCCTGGCATCCAAAGGCGCCACCCTGGCCGATGTGTTCAAGCTGACCCTGCTGATCGTCGACCATGATGAAGCCAGGTTGCGTATTTGGGGCGCCGAAGCCCAGCGTGCCTGGGGCGCCAACATGACTCCGACTTGCACGTTGATCCCGGTGCCGCGCTTGGCCCTGGATGGCATGCAGATCGAAATAGACGCAGTCGCTGCGCTGCTGGGCAGGTAA
- a CDS encoding GNAT family N-acetyltransferase translates to MSDLTVELVQTSPEQAELIRNLYQFYAYESSDWEQEDVDVDGRFYIHDEHLQRYWQEPQWSANLILVDGYIAGFLLIERSELPGLDALELADLFILKRYRRKGIASALASQVLVSGQNQWLVRYYDQDETAHAFWRSVLDNLPRPVRSIELDDEPELLNFLVTRALH, encoded by the coding sequence ATGAGCGACCTCACCGTCGAGCTGGTACAAACCAGCCCCGAGCAAGCCGAGCTGATCCGCAACCTCTACCAGTTCTACGCCTATGAATCCTCGGACTGGGAGCAGGAAGACGTCGACGTCGACGGTCGTTTCTACATCCACGACGAACACCTGCAGCGTTACTGGCAAGAGCCGCAGTGGAGCGCCAACCTGATCCTGGTCGACGGCTACATTGCAGGCTTTTTGCTGATTGAGCGTAGCGAACTGCCCGGCCTCGATGCCCTGGAGTTGGCCGATCTGTTCATTCTCAAGCGTTATCGGCGCAAAGGCATCGCCAGCGCCCTGGCCAGCCAGGTGCTGGTGAGCGGGCAGAACCAGTGGCTGGTGCGTTACTACGACCAGGACGAAACCGCCCACGCCTTCTGGCGCTCGGTGCTCGACAACCTGCCGCGCCCGGTACGCTCGATCGAACTGGACGACGAACCTGAACTGTTGAATTTCCTGGTGACCCGGGCGCTGCACTGA
- the gabP gene encoding GABA permease — protein sequence MISLGSKDSSGQLAQGFKPRHVTMLSIAGIIGAGLFVGSGHAIAAAGPAAILAYVLSGLLVILVMRMLGEMAVANPDTGSFSTYADQAIGPWAGFTIGWMYWWFWVLVIPIEALAAGHVLNNWFPLVDAWLFALLSIIALAATNLFSVAKYGEFEFWFALFKVVAIIAFISLGAAVLMGWLPEREVSGLSRLLESHGGFAPNGVSAVVGAFITVMFSFIGTEAVTIAAAESQSPAKNIARATRSVIWRIGVFYLLSIAVIISIVPWNDPQLASVGSYQRALELMNIPHAKLMMDVVVLVAVASCMNSSIYIASRMLFSLGKRGEAPRQVKVTSAVGVPRAAVIASTVLGAVITVVSYFAPAGLFQFLLASSGAIALLVYLVIAVSQLRMRRMLLKQKVELTFRMWLFPWLTYLVIAFISAALGVMLVTPEHRAEVTTTIGLALMISFIGIITTRQHGQPAKVPSVG from the coding sequence ATGATCAGCCTGGGCTCCAAGGATTCGAGCGGTCAGTTGGCGCAGGGTTTCAAGCCGCGCCATGTCACCATGCTTTCCATCGCCGGCATCATTGGCGCCGGCTTGTTCGTCGGCTCCGGGCACGCGATTGCCGCTGCAGGTCCTGCGGCAATCCTGGCCTATGTGCTGTCGGGCCTGCTGGTAATCCTGGTCATGCGCATGCTCGGCGAGATGGCCGTGGCCAACCCCGACACCGGCTCGTTCTCGACCTACGCCGACCAGGCCATCGGGCCCTGGGCCGGGTTTACCATCGGCTGGATGTACTGGTGGTTCTGGGTGCTGGTGATTCCCATCGAAGCCCTGGCCGCCGGGCATGTGCTCAATAACTGGTTCCCCCTGGTCGATGCCTGGCTGTTTGCCCTGTTGTCGATCATCGCCCTGGCCGCGACCAACCTGTTCAGCGTGGCCAAGTACGGTGAGTTCGAGTTCTGGTTCGCCCTGTTCAAGGTCGTGGCGATCATCGCTTTCATTTCCCTGGGCGCCGCAGTGCTGATGGGCTGGCTGCCGGAGCGCGAGGTCAGCGGCCTGAGCCGCCTGCTCGAAAGCCATGGCGGCTTTGCGCCCAACGGCGTATCGGCGGTGGTCGGTGCGTTCATCACGGTGATGTTCAGCTTTATCGGCACCGAGGCGGTAACCATCGCCGCCGCCGAATCCCAGAGCCCGGCAAAGAACATCGCCCGTGCCACGCGCTCGGTGATCTGGCGCATCGGCGTGTTTTACCTGCTGTCGATTGCGGTGATCATTTCCATCGTGCCCTGGAACGACCCGCAACTGGCCTCGGTGGGCTCCTACCAGCGGGCCCTGGAGCTGATGAACATCCCCCACGCCAAGCTGATGATGGACGTGGTGGTGCTGGTGGCGGTGGCCAGTTGCATGAACTCCTCGATCTACATCGCTTCGCGCATGCTGTTTTCCCTCGGCAAGCGCGGTGAGGCGCCGCGGCAGGTCAAGGTGACCTCGGCGGTCGGGGTGCCGCGCGCCGCAGTCATCGCCAGCACCGTGCTGGGCGCGGTGATCACCGTGGTCAGCTACTTTGCCCCGGCTGGCCTGTTCCAGTTCCTGCTGGCCAGCTCCGGTGCCATTGCCTTGCTGGTGTACCTGGTGATTGCCGTGTCGCAGTTGCGCATGCGCCGGATGCTGCTCAAGCAGAAGGTCGAGCTGACGTTTCGCATGTGGCTGTTCCCGTGGCTGACCTACCTGGTCATTGCCTTCATCAGCGCCGCCCTCGGGGTGATGCTGGTGACCCCGGAGCACCGCGCCGAGGTGACCACCACCATCGGCCTGGCGCTGATGATTTCCTTCATCGGCATCATCACCACCCGCCAGCACGGCCAGCCGGCCAAGGTGCCGTCGGTGGGCTGA